The following are encoded in a window of Ananas comosus cultivar F153 unplaced genomic scaffold, ASM154086v1, whole genome shotgun sequence genomic DNA:
- the LOC109705915 gene encoding uncharacterized protein LOC109705915 — protein MVLSVNYEETLIRCYIHVGNEKQDAGSPQSPLGGRTDVFDLPFHMARDQLEESLRTKMASIKARMVQLQDAQKGAEVTSEVTERELELEAQLVEARSIIQEQVLMPIFDTDA, from the exons ATGG TTTTAAGTGTAAATTATGAAGAAACTCTCATTAGATGCTACATACATGTCGGCAATGAAAAGCAAGATGCTGGGTCTCCTCAATCCCCACTAGGTGGCAGGACG GATGTCTTTGATCTGCCTTTCCACATGGCTAGAGATCAACTAGAAGAGAGTTTACGGACCAAGATGGCTTCTATTAAG GCACGGATGGTGCAACTTCAAGATGCTCAGAAGGGAGCTGAGGTGACATCCGAAGTGACTGAGAGGGAGCTTGAGCTCGAAGCTCAACTTGTTGAGGCTAGGAGCATTATCCAAGAGCAGGTTCTGATGCCTATTTTTGATACAGATGCATGA